In a single window of the Sylvia atricapilla isolate bSylAtr1 chromosome 20, bSylAtr1.pri, whole genome shotgun sequence genome:
- the LOC136370310 gene encoding lysophosphatidic acid receptor 1-B-like, translating into MNDGFSNCSANYTKIWSHYLVLALGIPQLTINVASIIFNCTVIFTRLATRDLHKPISILFCNLAVSDLFTSFSGFWISMLFITNPDITIFGSQDMLAPYSLYTTSILSTIYNLVSIGIERYLAVAKSMRTRFRVARNHSMAVVFISWVLAFFLGCLPLMGWNCLQAERSISVLYSPFCVDYLVFITLPNVVVAFLVPLFTYLRIILILRKRKLRMQACGQATGTYKSAETQVARTSISIWLLALVSYAPFFAGVIFDATNQRCHTDLYPGVYIFRNCTAMLITITCLGNPLLYTLRLRELGAKLKALRCLSANRVRACAIENI; encoded by the coding sequence ATGAATGATGGATTCTCAAACTGCTCTGCCAACTACACCAAGATCTGGAGCCATTACCtggtgctggccctgggcaTCCCCCAGCTGACCATCAACGTCGCCTCCATCATCTTCAACTGCACCGTCATCTTCACGCGCCTGGCCACCAGGGACCTGCACAAGCCCATCTCCATCCTCTTCTGCAACCTGGCTGTCTCTGACCTCTTCACCAGCTTCTCCGGCTTCTGGATCTCCATGCTGTTCATCACCAACCCCGACATCACCATCTTCGGCTCCCAGGACATGCTGGCTCCCTACTCCCTGTACACCACGTCCATCCTGTCCACCATCTACAACCTGGTGAGCATCGGCATCGAGCGCTACCTGGCCGTGGCCAAGAGCATGAGGACGAGGTTCAGGGTGGCCAGGAACCACTCCATGGCCGTGGTCTTCATCAGCTGGGTGCTGGCTTTCTTCCTGGGCTGCCTGCCTCTGATGGGCTGGAACTGCCTGCAGGCGGAGAGGAGCATCTCGGTGCTCTACAGCCCCTTCTGCGTCGACTACCTCGTCTTCATCACCCTGCCCAACGTGGTGGTGGCTTTCCTCGTGCCCCTCTTCACCTACCTGCGGATCATCCTCATCCTGAGGAAGAGGAAGCTGAGGATGCAGGCGTGTGGCCAAGCCACGGGCACCTACAAGTCGGCGGAGACGCAGGTGGCCAGGACCAGCATCTCCATCTGGCTGCTGGCGCTGGTGTCCTACGCGCCCTTCTTCGCCGGCGTCATCTTCGACGCCACCAACCAGCGCTGCCACACCGACCTCTACCCCGGGGTGTACATCTTCAGGAACTGCACGGCCATGCTCATCACCATCACCTGCCTGGGCAACCCTCTGCTCTACACGCTgaggctcagggagctgggggcCAAGCTGAAGGCTCTGCGCTGCCTCTCGGCCAACCGCGTCCGCGCCTGCGCCATCGAGAACATCTAA
- the ZNHIT3 gene encoding zinc finger HIT domain-containing protein 3: MRAPGPCAECGERGAARYRCPRCSTAYCSVPCCRTHRERCQPRREREAAGQDPPAAPSHGPWSLEDILSEEDEQDRVPLQKLKLLGESEELRDLLLNPHLRQLLLTLDQAQDKSSLMRKLMQEPLFVEFADCCLGIVEPPEKENVLPE, encoded by the exons ATGCGGGCTCCGGGGCCGTGCGCGGAGTGCGGAGAGCGCGGAGCGGCGCGGTACCGCTGTCCGCGCTGCAGCACCGCTTA CTGCTCCGTGCCGTGCTGCCGGACCCACCGCG AGCGCTGCCAGCCCCGGCGGGAGCGGGAGGCGGCCGGGCAGGACCCCCCTGCGGCCCCCTCCCACGGCCCCTGGAGCCTGGAGGACATCCTGAGCGAGGAGGACGAGCAGGATCGCGTCCCGCTGCAGAAACTCAAACTCCTGG GGGAATCAGAGGAGCTGAGGGATTTGCTGCTGAACCCGCACCTgcggcagctgctgctcaccctcGACCAGGCGCAGGACAAAAGCtccctcatgaggaagctgaTGCAGGAGCCGCTGTTCGTGGAGTTTGCAGATTGCTGCCTGGGCATTGTGGAGCCTCCTGAGAAGGAGAACGTTCTCCCCGagtga